In one Terriglobia bacterium genomic region, the following are encoded:
- a CDS encoding GntR family transcriptional regulator, with the protein MAETFHKIEPVSKKTRIVSLMQDAIISGRIQAGEQIVEGKLAQQFGVGQGLIREALIELEHHGFVQRTPFSGTQVPKLTLADARQIFDIRIELEPLAVFLAGENATAPNFKELKDLAEKTRAASKAEDLDSFFEQHLNFRRKIWSLAENRYLYQALERLVVPLYALYLIRRSYNKAGIVQTAWDCVEHQDRILAAYTQGKPEEARLIARDFLIKMKDYLGTRLLGSE; encoded by the coding sequence ATGGCCGAAACGTTTCATAAGATCGAACCGGTATCGAAAAAGACAAGGATTGTCAGTCTGATGCAGGACGCCATTATTTCGGGACGCATTCAGGCCGGCGAACAGATTGTGGAAGGCAAGCTGGCGCAGCAATTTGGCGTGGGGCAAGGGCTGATCCGCGAGGCCTTGATCGAGCTCGAGCACCATGGGTTTGTCCAGAGGACGCCGTTCTCCGGAACCCAGGTCCCGAAACTCACTCTCGCCGATGCCCGGCAGATTTTCGACATCCGGATCGAATTGGAACCGCTCGCGGTGTTTCTTGCCGGGGAAAACGCCACGGCACCCAACTTCAAGGAGTTAAAGGACCTTGCCGAAAAGACCCGGGCGGCGAGCAAGGCCGAGGATCTCGACTCCTTTTTTGAGCAGCATTTGAATTTCAGGCGGAAAATCTGGAGCCTGGCGGAAAACCGGTATCTGTATCAGGCGCTGGAGCGCCTGGTGGTCCCGCTTTACGCCCTTTACCTGATCCGGCGTTCCTATAATAAGGCGGGGATCGTTCAGACCGCGTGGGACTGCGTCGAGCATCAGGACAGAATTCTCGCCGCGTATACGCAGGGCAAGCCTGAAGAAGCCAGGCTGATCGCCCGCGATTTCCTTATTAAAATGAAGGACTACCTCGGTACGCGCCTGCTCGGCTCGGAGTAA
- a CDS encoding carboxypeptidase-like regulatory domain-containing protein → MSDTTGALLPGVSITATNAGTGIVNMAVTNEAGVYQFASLQPGTYRITAELPGFQSQMAKALKLDFSEQARFNFTMQVGAISTAVDVSVAAESLIASSATVGTVLPEYKVKDLPLANRDVLSLTATMPGVVTGNQTASFAGSRTGGVQTMVNGVAVNDGRYETGVYSATQLSPDLVEEMRILVSPADAETGRGTGQVQVSTRSGTNEFRGSLFYTNHNSALDSNSWFNNFNGVKTPYSNRNQFGGRIGGPVIKNKTFFFFLYDGQRTEQRALINSPVLTSQARQGTFRYFPGVQSSNAIAANPTVDLLGNPVKPAGATGDLASVNVFTRDLNRTGFDTSGYMQALLAKMPLPNNWTTGDGLNTANYQFIQRQRGTEGPFTGAVEVNRDQLNFRGDHNFNSKNKVFFTASHEHVWADSQLPAWPGGFAGTTVRYPASYTSSVVSTISPTILNEFRFGLRIGSQRGYAAYDRSDIGQTVVASLPHVNGIPYLPRPITFADNLITYTVGSRVQSTPLYQYADSISWTRAKHSFKTGVEVRFGSSKSQQGSQAMPLATFGAGGIAVQGFNTITGLAAADQTNAQNLLLNLSGSLASVAQSFFLNSSSAPQFQQWSEMPKMTSDGFPPGKIRNNHQNEMSAFFKDDWKVSRAVTLNLGVRWDYYGVPWEAGGLFGTPSNNGGNGAGVFGITGTSYADLFQPGRLNGSQTTIQLVGKNSPNPGKQIYKDDYNNIGPAIGVSWSVPWFGKDKTTLRAGYGIVYTSGGNGIKYDYTVNGAPGVNDDETFTSSGALNLTNISLPLTRGTPFQ, encoded by the coding sequence GTGTCCGACACGACGGGGGCGTTGCTCCCGGGTGTCTCGATCACGGCGACGAATGCGGGAACCGGCATCGTCAACATGGCGGTGACGAATGAAGCCGGTGTTTATCAATTTGCCAGCCTTCAACCGGGAACCTACCGGATTACCGCGGAGCTTCCGGGATTTCAGTCTCAAATGGCCAAAGCGTTGAAGCTGGATTTCTCCGAGCAGGCCCGATTCAACTTCACCATGCAGGTGGGCGCGATTTCGACAGCCGTGGATGTGAGCGTGGCCGCGGAATCGCTGATCGCATCGTCGGCGACGGTAGGTACCGTTCTTCCCGAATACAAAGTGAAAGACCTGCCCCTGGCAAACCGCGACGTCCTGTCGTTGACGGCCACTATGCCCGGCGTGGTCACCGGCAATCAGACGGCAAGCTTTGCCGGCAGCCGCACCGGCGGCGTCCAGACGATGGTCAATGGTGTCGCCGTCAATGACGGCCGCTACGAAACGGGCGTTTATTCGGCGACACAATTGAGCCCGGATCTGGTCGAAGAAATGCGGATTCTGGTTTCACCCGCCGACGCGGAAACCGGCCGGGGTACAGGCCAGGTACAGGTGTCCACGCGATCCGGTACCAACGAATTCCGCGGCAGCCTGTTTTACACGAACCACAACTCGGCGCTCGACTCGAACAGCTGGTTCAATAACTTTAACGGCGTCAAGACACCGTATTCGAACCGGAATCAATTCGGCGGCCGGATCGGCGGCCCCGTCATCAAGAACAAGACATTTTTCTTCTTCCTGTACGACGGTCAACGCACCGAACAGCGCGCACTGATCAATTCTCCGGTGCTGACGTCGCAGGCGCGGCAGGGCACCTTCCGGTATTTCCCGGGAGTGCAGAGCAGCAACGCAATCGCGGCGAATCCCACAGTCGACCTTCTCGGAAACCCGGTGAAGCCGGCCGGCGCGACGGGAGACCTGGCTTCCGTCAATGTGTTCACCAGAGATCTAAACCGGACAGGCTTCGATACGTCGGGATACATGCAGGCGTTGCTCGCGAAAATGCCGCTGCCCAATAACTGGACGACGGGAGACGGCCTGAATACGGCGAACTATCAGTTCATCCAGCGGCAAAGAGGAACGGAGGGCCCGTTTACCGGCGCCGTCGAGGTGAACCGGGACCAGTTGAACTTCAGGGGCGACCACAACTTCAATTCGAAGAACAAAGTCTTCTTCACGGCCAGCCACGAGCACGTCTGGGCCGATTCGCAGCTTCCAGCCTGGCCGGGCGGCTTTGCCGGAACGACAGTGCGGTATCCCGCATCGTATACGTCGTCGGTCGTCTCGACGATCTCGCCGACTATTCTGAATGAGTTCCGCTTCGGGCTGCGGATCGGCAGCCAGAGAGGGTACGCCGCATACGACCGGTCCGACATCGGCCAGACGGTCGTGGCCAGCCTCCCCCATGTGAACGGTATTCCGTATCTGCCGCGGCCGATCACGTTCGCCGACAATCTCATCACCTACACGGTCGGCAGCCGCGTTCAATCGACACCGCTCTATCAGTATGCGGACTCGATCAGCTGGACGCGCGCCAAACACTCCTTCAAGACCGGCGTGGAAGTCCGCTTCGGATCGAGCAAGAGCCAGCAGGGTTCTCAGGCAATGCCTCTGGCGACCTTCGGCGCAGGCGGAATCGCCGTGCAGGGATTCAACACCATCACGGGCCTGGCGGCCGCGGATCAGACCAATGCGCAGAACCTTCTGCTCAATCTCTCGGGCTCCCTGGCGTCGGTCGCCCAGAGTTTCTTCTTGAACAGCTCGAGCGCTCCGCAGTTCCAGCAGTGGAGCGAAATGCCGAAGATGACGTCCGACGGCTTCCCGCCGGGGAAAATCCGCAACAACCACCAGAACGAAATGAGCGCCTTCTTCAAGGACGACTGGAAAGTGAGCCGGGCGGTGACGCTGAATCTCGGCGTGCGCTGGGACTACTACGGTGTGCCGTGGGAAGCCGGCGGTCTGTTCGGAACGCCGTCCAATAACGGCGGGAACGGCGCGGGAGTGTTCGGCATTACGGGCACGAGCTACGCCGACCTGTTCCAGCCGGGACGCCTGAACGGTTCGCAGACCACGATCCAGCTGGTGGGCAAGAACTCGCCGAATCCGGGCAAACAGATCTATAAGGACGATTACAACAATATCGGGCCGGCAATCGGCGTGAGCTGGTCGGTTCCGTGGTTCGGCAAGGACAAAACGACGTTGCGCGCGGGCTACGGTATCGTTTACACGAGCGGCGGCAACGGCATCAAGTATGACTACACGGTGAACGGCGCGCCTGGAGTCAATGACGACGAAACTTTCACCTCTTCGGGTGCTCTCAATCTCACAAATATCTCGCTGCCGTTGACGCGGGGCACGCCGTTCCAGC